The DNA sequence TGTAAATGAAGAGAAGACACTTTTTTTCCTTCTTTTTGTAATTCTTCTACTGCTTCTTCAATCGCTCCCTTTGTGCTTCCCCAACCTACTATCAGTAAATCACCAGTATCCGCTCCGAATACCGGCGGAGTCTTTAGAGTCTTTTGTAAAGCAGCTAGCTTTAAACTGCGAGCATGAAGCGATTTCTGGTTAGTGTCTGCGTCATACGCCACATGGCTATCACTATCATGAGCAAGCCCTGTTACTGTATGCATTCCACCCGGCTGACCTGGAATAAAGCGACGGGCAAGTCCTGTTGTCTCATCCCAATCATAGGGCTTTGCTCCATTTGCAATTGCGCTTTGATCAATGGGAGGTGCAATCCAGGACTCACTGAATTCGGGACGCTTAAATGGTTGTTGGGATGTGGCGAGTGTCGCATCCGATAAAACAATCACTACCATATTAAATGTTTCTGCAATTTTACGTGCTGTGATAATAGAATAAAAACAATCTTCAATCGTGCTTACCGCCATTACAACTTTGGGAGCATCTCCATGACTTCCGTAAATGGCAGACATCAAATCTCCTTGCTCTGTCTTTGTAGGTTGACCCGTGCTCGGTCCACCTCTTTGCACATTTACAACGACTAACGGAATTTCTCCCATCACTGCTAGTCCTAATGCTTCTTGCTTTAAAGAAAAACCGGGACCGGAAGTAATGGTTACTGCGCATTTGCCGGCATAAGAAGCGCCGATGGCAAAAGCACAGGCGGCAATTTCATCTTCTGCTTGGTGCACAATCCCGCCTACTTTTTCGAATACATCACTCAAATAATGAGAAGCAGAAGTCGCGGGGGTAATGGGATACATAGCGCAAACTTCCATTCCCGATGCAAGCACTCCGAGTGCGATCGCTGTATTTCCATTGACTACGATTTGTGCTTCTTTTGATTTTACAGCGGGAATTTTATATTTGAATTCTAAATTTTCCTCCGCCCATTTATGACCTGCATCTAATAGCTTTTCATTGGAATCAATAATACTTTGTGCTTTTTTTCCGAAAGTCTGTGCAATTTGGTCACGAGCAAGTTTTAAGTCAAAACTGTATATACCGCAAAGCATTCCGAGCGCAAACATGTTCTTACCCTTTCTCGCATCAGAGACTATCGTCTTACATACTTGCTCCATCGGAACTTCATGCACATCAAATCCAGCATCGATGAGTCGATTGTAAGTTTCTACATAAGCAGAAACAATTCTAGAATCAGGATGAATTCTCCACATACTCTCTAAAAGAATTGTGCAGCCTTCTTTTAATTCGCGGGCACGCACACGACCTAATAAAACTTGTTCATTAAAGGCAACTACTAAATCAGTTTGATTGCCTCCATTGGTAACGCGGTTGCTACCAATTCGAATTCGGTTTCCACTCGCTCCTGCAATACTGCGAGCAGGAGGACGAATCTCGGCGGGGATAATCTCTGTTGTCCAGATACCATTTCCCATTTGGGCGGCAATCGATCCAAGAGACTGTCCGCATTTCTGCGCTCCTTCTCCGGAATCACTTATGATTTCAACAATATGCTCTTTTAGTTGAATGATTCCTTTCTTGCCATTAGCAAGCGGTGTATTCGAATTAGCCACCGTAGAATTTTTATCTGTCGCTTCTTTATTCATTTAATTATCCTTTTCTATTTTCATACTTTGCCTGCCATCACTCGAACGCGGGCAAAGTTTTGTTCCCTTAAATTAATTCCAAATAGAGTAGAAGAATTTTCTTTCAGATAAGGAATATTATCTTCATGAATGCCAAGATACGCCTTCATACTCTTAGCCGCTTTACGACCGGCTCCCATCGCCTTAATCACAGTAGCCGCACCTGTGACAATATCACCACCGGCAAAGACACCCGCAATCGAAGTAGCCAGAGTCTCATCGGTATCAATATAGCCCCATTTATTTAGTTTAATTTTGGAAGTTTGACCCATGATAGGATTTGCGTTAGTTCCAATAGCATATACAATTACATCTACTTCAAAGTCAAACTCGCTCCCAGCTATGGCAACTGGTCTTCTTCTTCCTGAATCATCTGGCTCGCCTAATTCCATTCGCACACAGCGCATTCCACGCACTCCGCCTTTTCCATCATCTAAAATAGAAACAGGATTTGTAAGCCAATGAAACTCTACTCCTTCTTGTTCTGCGTGGTGCAATTCTTCTACCCTTGCAGGAGCTTCCGAGCGAGACCTTCTATAAATGCAAAATACTTTTTCGGAGCCTAGTCTCAGGCTAACACGCATTGCATCCATCGCAGTATTCCCGGCACCTACTACAGCCACACGACGACCAATCGGAAGAGGTGTATCAAAATTGGGAAATTCTTTTCCCTGCATTAGATTGCAACGGGTTAATAGCTCGTTAGCCGATAAAACTCCATTGAGTGAATCCCCGGGAATTCCAAGCATAGTAGGATAACCAGCCCCTACTCCTACAAATACAGAATGAAAACCCATTTCTTCTATCATCTGCTCAATCGTAAACAGTCTACCGACTAACGTATTGCATTCAAACTTAACGCCCAGTTTTTTTAACTTTTCAATCTCTGCATCGATGATTGTATTGGGCAAACGAAAATCAGGAATTCCATAACGTAAAACTCCACCTGGAACATGAAAGGCTTCATACACTGTAACATCACACCCCGCCTTCGCCATATCAGCCGCACAAGCCATACCAGCAGGACCCGAGCCAATGATTCCCACTTTAAAACGATTTGGCTCAATGTATGGAATATTCACCCAGCCTTCTTTGATAGCAGTGTCTCCGACAAAACGTTCGAGTCTACCAATGGCAACAGGCTCTAAAGACTCACCTACCGTGCAGACTCCTTCACATTGATTCTCCTGTGGACAGACTCTTCCACAGACTGCGGGTAATAGATTAGTATCCGTTAGAATCTCGTAAGCGCCGCGCAAATTCTTTTCGTTTATTTTTTGAATGAAGCCGGGGATATCAATTCCTACAGGACAGCCAGAAACACAGGGCTGGTCGGGACAATCTAAACAACGCTCGGATTCTCTCGCAGCGTCAAAAGAAGAGTAGCCGCAAGCGACTTCTTCAAAGTTCTTCGCTCTTACAAGCGGGTCTTGCTCTTTCATGGGAGTTCTTGTTTGGGGAATAGAACGAATTGTTTTTTTCTTTGCCATAATAATTCCTACTTGGGTAAATCAGAATTTGCCGCAATAGAGTCAATTTGCTTTCTCATATTGCAAGTCTTATCGTAATGATCCATCGCCATGCGCTCTTCTTTGGTGTATTTTTT is a window from the Leptospiraceae bacterium genome containing:
- a CDS encoding 2-oxoacid:acceptor oxidoreductase subunit alpha, whose translation is MNKEATDKNSTVANSNTPLANGKKGIIQLKEHIVEIISDSGEGAQKCGQSLGSIAAQMGNGIWTTEIIPAEIRPPARSIAGASGNRIRIGSNRVTNGGNQTDLVVAFNEQVLLGRVRARELKEGCTILLESMWRIHPDSRIVSAYVETYNRLIDAGFDVHEVPMEQVCKTIVSDARKGKNMFALGMLCGIYSFDLKLARDQIAQTFGKKAQSIIDSNEKLLDAGHKWAEENLEFKYKIPAVKSKEAQIVVNGNTAIALGVLASGMEVCAMYPITPATSASHYLSDVFEKVGGIVHQAEDEIAACAFAIGASYAGKCAVTITSGPGFSLKQEALGLAVMGEIPLVVVNVQRGGPSTGQPTKTEQGDLMSAIYGSHGDAPKVVMAVSTIEDCFYSIITARKIAETFNMVVIVLSDATLATSQQPFKRPEFSESWIAPPIDQSAIANGAKPYDWDETTGLARRFIPGQPGGMHTVTGLAHDSDSHVAYDADTNQKSLHARSLKLAALQKTLKTPPVFGADTGDLLIVGWGSTKGAIEEAVEELQKEGKKVSSLHLQFLQPLPSGIKEIMQKFKKVMTIENNWSDRVEDEIIDEANRRYSSMAILLRSRYLIDIDCWSESRGQPIKPSTVYKVISDRMKN
- the gltA gene encoding NADPH-dependent glutamate synthase; the protein is MAKKKTIRSIPQTRTPMKEQDPLVRAKNFEEVACGYSSFDAARESERCLDCPDQPCVSGCPVGIDIPGFIQKINEKNLRGAYEILTDTNLLPAVCGRVCPQENQCEGVCTVGESLEPVAIGRLERFVGDTAIKEGWVNIPYIEPNRFKVGIIGSGPAGMACAADMAKAGCDVTVYEAFHVPGGVLRYGIPDFRLPNTIIDAEIEKLKKLGVKFECNTLVGRLFTIEQMIEEMGFHSVFVGVGAGYPTMLGIPGDSLNGVLSANELLTRCNLMQGKEFPNFDTPLPIGRRVAVVGAGNTAMDAMRVSLRLGSEKVFCIYRRSRSEAPARVEELHHAEQEGVEFHWLTNPVSILDDGKGGVRGMRCVRMELGEPDDSGRRRPVAIAGSEFDFEVDVIVYAIGTNANPIMGQTSKIKLNKWGYIDTDETLATSIAGVFAGGDIVTGAATVIKAMGAGRKAAKSMKAYLGIHEDNIPYLKENSSTLFGINLREQNFARVRVMAGKV